The following are encoded in a window of Desulfobacterales bacterium genomic DNA:
- a CDS encoding cation:proton antiporter gives MGLASDIVIIVVAALIGALVAQRLRQPLILGYIFAGIVVGPYTGGVTVGDIHDIELLAEIGVALLLFALGLEFSLGELKSVRKIALIGTPVQILLTIGIGFCLGKYLGWSSARAVWFGALISLSSTMVTLKTLMGRGLVGTLSSRVMIGMLIVQDLAVIPMMIILPQLSNPEAGLPLLAVAVIKSVVFLVLMFYLGRKLLPWLLSYVAQWNSRELFILSITAIGLGIGYATYLFGLSFAFGAFVAGMVLSESDYGHQALSDIVPLRDIFGLLFFTSVGMLLDPAFLFENWKMILFLVLIVAVFKASIFYVLAMIFGYINIIPIAVGLGLFQVGEFSFVLARVGLESNILDNDLYSLVLALSVLSMLVTPFVSAMATPLYKLKKQLFHYEPLQTENIPQSGFEDHVVIAGGGRVGQYIAQVLTQLDLPFVIVELNHQRMLECKNAKFPVIYGDISQPTVLEVSKLLKSRLLLITIPSVITGQAIVKQAHRLKPELHIIARTEGVEQMRALYESGVYMALLPEMETGIEIARQTLIHFEIPVEAIQQYTDAVRQQFYAPIYASNQDQQLLAKFDNIKNMLEISWVTLTPGSGLVSRSIKDAAVRTRTGASVVGVIHGKVFYPNPEADYLFQQGDLVAVVGNQQERSEFRKLAGVGQTV, from the coding sequence GTGGGGTTAGCATCAGATATCGTAATTATCGTGGTTGCGGCACTGATTGGTGCGCTTGTTGCGCAACGACTCAGACAGCCGTTGATTTTAGGATACATATTTGCAGGCATCGTAGTAGGGCCGTACACCGGCGGGGTTACGGTCGGTGATATTCACGACATTGAACTGCTGGCAGAAATTGGAGTCGCCCTTCTTCTGTTTGCCCTTGGACTGGAATTCTCTTTAGGTGAATTAAAATCGGTACGAAAGATTGCTCTGATTGGCACGCCCGTTCAAATTCTTCTTACGATCGGTATTGGATTCTGCCTCGGTAAATATTTAGGCTGGTCCTCTGCGCGTGCAGTGTGGTTTGGTGCGTTAATATCTCTTTCCAGTACTATGGTCACCCTGAAGACCCTTATGGGCAGGGGGCTTGTGGGGACCCTTTCCAGTCGGGTAATGATTGGAATGTTGATTGTTCAGGATCTGGCTGTTATTCCGATGATGATTATCCTGCCTCAACTGAGCAATCCAGAGGCAGGCCTTCCCCTGTTAGCCGTTGCTGTAATCAAGTCGGTAGTGTTCCTCGTGCTGATGTTTTATCTGGGTCGCAAGCTGCTTCCCTGGCTGTTGTCGTATGTGGCTCAGTGGAACTCCAGGGAGCTTTTTATTTTATCCATAACCGCCATAGGGCTGGGTATTGGATATGCCACATATCTGTTTGGGCTCTCCTTTGCTTTCGGCGCTTTTGTTGCCGGAATGGTTCTCAGTGAGTCGGATTATGGTCATCAGGCGCTGAGCGATATTGTTCCATTAAGAGACATCTTTGGCCTTTTGTTTTTTACATCCGTTGGCATGCTCCTTGATCCGGCCTTTTTGTTTGAGAATTGGAAAATGATTCTCTTCCTGGTTTTAATCGTTGCGGTTTTCAAAGCCTCAATATTTTACGTGCTGGCCATGATATTCGGATATATCAATATTATTCCCATTGCAGTCGGTCTCGGGCTGTTTCAGGTGGGCGAGTTCTCATTTGTTCTGGCGAGGGTGGGCCTTGAATCGAATATCCTCGACAACGATCTGTATTCACTGGTGCTGGCTTTGTCGGTTCTGAGCATGCTCGTTACCCCATTTGTTTCAGCGATGGCAACGCCACTTTACAAGTTAAAAAAACAGTTATTTCATTATGAGCCGCTGCAGACAGAAAACATACCGCAATCCGGATTTGAAGATCATGTTGTCATTGCCGGTGGCGGGCGGGTGGGGCAATACATCGCTCAGGTTCTGACCCAGCTTGATCTCCCCTTTGTCATTGTTGAATTGAATCATCAGCGAATGCTTGAATGCAAGAATGCAAAATTTCCTGTAATCTATGGCGACATAAGCCAACCAACCGTACTGGAAGTATCAAAATTACTGAAATCAAGGCTTTTACTTATTACCATTCCTTCAGTGATTACGGGGCAGGCCATTGTAAAACAGGCCCATCGTCTTAAGCCTGAATTGCATATTATTGCCAGGACCGAGGGCGTTGAGCAAATGCGGGCATTATATGAAAGCGGAGTTTATATGGCACTGCTGCCGGAAATGGAGACGGGAATAGAAATTGCGAGACAGACGCTTATTCATTTTGAAATTCCTGTTGAAGCAATTCAGCAATATACGGATGCGGTTCGACAACAGTTTTATGCACCGATTTATGCATCAAACCAGGATCAGCAGCTGCTTGCCAAATTTGATAATATAAAAAATATGTTAGAAATTTCATGGGTCACACTTACACCCGGAAGCGGTCTTGTCAGCAGGAGCATTAAAGATGCGGCCGTTCGCACCAGAACCGGTGCGTCAGTTGTAGGGGTTATCCATGGAAAAGTATTTTATCCGAATCCTGAAGCCGATTATTTGTTTCAGCAAGGAGATCTGGTGGCGGTTGTCGGCAATCAACAGGAGCGGAGTGAATTCAGAAAATTGGCTGGGGTTGGTCAAACTGTCTGA
- the murI gene encoding glutamate racemase, whose protein sequence is MTQDIHPIGIFDSGYGGLTILKEIVNKLPDYDFYYLGDNARTPYGTRSYDIVYQYTREAVIKLFDMGCHLVILACNTASAKALRTLQQNDIPRIDPNRRVLGVIRPSVEKIPELTRTRHVGILATTGTVLSDSYPMEIRKISGGNDIITHQEACPMWVPIVENNEIDTPGAAYFIRKDITRLIDKDPLIDTLVLACTHYPLLLKQIIKIVPGHIRIISQGKIVAASLVDYLKRHPEMDAVCTKNGTLNFFTTESIRTFEEKAEFFLNHGLRVHHIHLTETPIHNLICSR, encoded by the coding sequence ATGACTCAAGATATTCATCCGATCGGAATTTTCGACTCGGGATACGGCGGGCTGACCATCCTGAAGGAAATTGTAAACAAACTGCCTGATTATGATTTTTATTATCTCGGGGATAATGCACGCACGCCCTATGGCACCCGTTCCTATGACATCGTGTATCAATACACCCGTGAAGCGGTTATCAAACTTTTCGATATGGGCTGTCATCTCGTGATCCTGGCGTGCAACACGGCATCGGCCAAAGCACTTCGAACCCTCCAGCAAAATGATATTCCCCGCATCGATCCGAACAGACGGGTATTGGGCGTGATCCGGCCCAGCGTCGAAAAAATTCCCGAACTTACCCGAACCCGTCACGTGGGAATCCTGGCCACCACCGGCACAGTTTTATCTGACTCCTATCCGATGGAAATACGAAAAATATCCGGGGGCAATGACATCATCACACATCAGGAAGCATGCCCGATGTGGGTTCCTATCGTTGAAAACAATGAAATCGATACGCCCGGGGCCGCGTACTTTATCCGGAAAGACATAACCCGTCTCATCGATAAAGATCCGCTCATCGATACGCTTGTCCTGGCCTGCACACATTACCCCCTGTTATTGAAGCAGATCATAAAAATCGTTCCCGGACATATCCGCATCATATCGCAGGGAAAAATCGTTGCAGCCTCTCTGGTGGATTATCTGAAACGGCATCCGGAAATGGACGCTGTCTGCACAAAAAACGGTACACTGAATTTTTTCACCACCGAATCGATTCGTACGTTTGAAGAAAAAGCGGAGTTTTTTCTGAATCACGGGCTGAGGGTACATCACATCCATTTAACTGAAACGCCCATCCATAATTTGATATGTTCACGTTAA
- a CDS encoding DUF3124 domain-containing protein, with product MKKSCHFIYVSIFLVICFFSSLPLQAEEKIGLSDGQTIYVPAYSHIYSGDRERPFLLTVTLSIRNIDPGDQIKITTVDYYETQGKFLKKYLDKTVILNPLESIRYIIPERDKSGGSGASFIVGWESDKFVNPPVVESIMIGTASQQGVSFTSRGQVIITSK from the coding sequence ATGAAAAAAAGCTGTCATTTTATTTATGTGTCTATTTTTTTAGTTATTTGTTTTTTCTCCTCCCTGCCGTTACAGGCTGAGGAAAAAATCGGGCTGTCTGACGGGCAGACCATCTATGTGCCGGCTTATTCACATATCTACAGTGGCGACCGTGAAAGGCCTTTTTTGCTGACGGTAACGTTAAGCATCAGAAATATTGATCCCGGGGATCAAATCAAAATCACCACGGTCGATTATTACGAAACACAGGGGAAATTCTTAAAAAAATATTTAGACAAGACGGTCATTTTAAACCCTTTGGAATCCATACGTTATATCATACCGGAACGAGACAAAAGCGGCGGATCGGGCGCCAGTTTTATCGTCGGATGGGAATCCGACAAATTTGTTAATCCGCCGGTTGTTGAATCAATAATGATTGGCACAGCCTCTCAGCAAGGCGTTTCGTTTACCTCTCGCGGTCAGGTAATCATTACATCGAAGTAA